Proteins from a genomic interval of Bradyrhizobium sp. CCBAU 53340:
- a CDS encoding TetR/AcrR family transcriptional regulator, with amino-acid sequence MPKRAYVSVARAQAAAAKRDQVIQAAARFLREEDSITTFSLDAVAKAANVTRLTVYNQFGSRRGLLEAVFDDIARRGGLARLEDAAAHSDPEKGLEMMVRIFCEFWGSDPAVARLHDAMAIDQEFAQALVARNERRRPLIGELIARIAAEDMPTTAKRDVVDLIYVLTSCATFRMLSGARSAVEICALLTNATKAAVAKIK; translated from the coding sequence GTGCCTAAGCGTGCGTATGTCAGCGTGGCGCGAGCCCAGGCCGCCGCGGCGAAGCGGGACCAGGTCATTCAAGCCGCCGCACGGTTCCTTCGCGAGGAGGACAGCATCACCACCTTTTCGCTCGACGCAGTCGCAAAAGCGGCAAACGTGACGCGCTTGACGGTCTACAACCAATTCGGCTCAAGGCGCGGGCTGCTCGAAGCAGTCTTTGATGACATCGCCCGCCGGGGAGGGCTCGCACGCTTGGAGGACGCCGCTGCCCATTCCGACCCGGAAAAGGGGCTTGAGATGATGGTTCGGATCTTCTGCGAATTTTGGGGCAGCGACCCAGCTGTGGCGCGTCTTCATGACGCCATGGCGATTGATCAGGAGTTTGCCCAAGCACTCGTGGCGCGGAACGAGCGTCGGCGGCCCCTCATTGGAGAATTGATTGCACGAATAGCTGCCGAAGACATGCCGACGACCGCCAAGCGCGACGTTGTCGATCTGATTTACGTCCTTACCAGCTGCGCCACCTTTCGGATGCTCTCGGGAGCGAGATCTGCTGTCGAGATCTGCGCCTTGCTCACAAACGCCACGAAGGCAGCGGTGGCCAAGATCAAGTGA
- a CDS encoding AMP-binding protein has translation MLLPLSDVPRWYAERKPEGTIAVQHGQDKLTWDQLERGANRRARAFAAKGVRPGDFVAIGLPNGNAFFETSFAVWKCGATPTSLSWRLPRGEAAAVLEILKPALVVGGEPDWNAPNRLPADFVPDGCSDEQIDPPVARYWKAMTSGGSTGRPKVILDHHPAVIDTVAPLPLNMPFGASLLNPGPLYHNAPFIVSHYALFGGGKLTGLVKFDAEETLRQIERERVQWVNFVPTMMHRIWALPDDVRNFYDVSSLQTVFHMAAPMPPWLKENWIAWLGPERVWELYGGTERQGACIISGTEWLTHKGSVGRIGDMAKLRIIGEDGNDVAPGETGEIYFLNNDGKDVTYHYLGAEPKRRTDGWESLGDIGRLDAEGYLYLGDRLADMVLRGGANIYPAEVEASVSECPGVRSCVVVGLPDPELGQRVHAIIEPEPGADRKAIADGMADFLKDRLSRYKHPESFEFVDEPPRDDSGKVRRTLLRDERAAWMKEGRAFRVIPAKARAYAE, from the coding sequence ATGCTGCTGCCCCTGTCCGATGTGCCGCGCTGGTACGCCGAGCGCAAGCCCGAAGGCACGATCGCCGTCCAGCATGGGCAGGACAAGCTGACCTGGGACCAGCTTGAGCGCGGCGCCAACAGGCGCGCGCGGGCCTTTGCAGCCAAGGGCGTCAGGCCCGGCGATTTCGTCGCGATCGGCTTGCCCAACGGCAACGCATTTTTCGAGACCTCCTTTGCGGTGTGGAAATGCGGTGCGACGCCGACCTCGCTGTCATGGCGGTTGCCGCGCGGCGAAGCCGCGGCTGTGCTAGAGATCCTGAAGCCGGCGCTGGTGGTCGGCGGCGAGCCCGACTGGAATGCGCCGAACCGGTTGCCCGCGGATTTTGTGCCGGATGGATGTTCCGACGAGCAGATCGATCCGCCGGTGGCGCGCTACTGGAAGGCCATGACATCAGGCGGCTCGACCGGCCGCCCAAAGGTGATCCTCGACCACCATCCGGCGGTCATCGACACGGTCGCGCCACTGCCGCTCAACATGCCCTTCGGAGCCTCGCTGCTCAATCCGGGCCCGCTCTATCACAACGCCCCCTTCATTGTGTCGCATTACGCGCTGTTCGGCGGCGGCAAGCTCACCGGCCTCGTCAAGTTCGACGCCGAGGAGACGTTGCGGCAGATCGAGCGCGAGCGCGTGCAATGGGTCAATTTCGTGCCGACGATGATGCATCGGATCTGGGCGCTGCCCGATGACGTTCGCAATTTCTACGACGTGTCGAGCCTGCAGACCGTGTTTCACATGGCAGCCCCCATGCCGCCCTGGCTGAAGGAGAACTGGATCGCCTGGCTTGGGCCGGAGAGGGTCTGGGAGCTCTATGGCGGCACCGAGCGGCAGGGCGCCTGCATCATATCAGGCACCGAATGGCTGACGCACAAGGGTTCGGTCGGCAGGATCGGCGACATGGCGAAGCTCCGCATCATCGGCGAGGACGGCAACGACGTCGCGCCGGGCGAGACCGGCGAGATCTATTTCCTCAACAATGATGGCAAGGATGTCACCTATCACTATCTCGGCGCCGAGCCGAAGCGTCGCACTGATGGCTGGGAATCGCTCGGCGATATCGGCAGGCTCGACGCCGAAGGCTATCTCTATCTCGGCGACCGTCTCGCCGACATGGTGCTGCGCGGCGGCGCCAACATCTATCCGGCCGAGGTCGAAGCTTCAGTCTCCGAATGCCCAGGCGTGCGCTCCTGCGTGGTGGTGGGCCTGCCTGATCCGGAACTGGGCCAGCGCGTGCATGCCATCATCGAGCCGGAGCCCGGCGCCGACCGAAAGGCGATTGCGGATGGCATGGCGGACTTCCTGAAAGACAGACTCAGCCGCTACAAGCATCCCGAGAGCTTCGAGTTCGTCGACGAACCGCCGCGTGACGATTCCGGAAAGGTTCGCCGCACGCTGTTGCGCGACGAGCGCGCGGCGTGGATGAAAGAAGGACGTGCGTTTCGCGTCATTCCGGCGAAGGCGCGGGCGTACGCCGAGTAG
- a CDS encoding NAD(P)/FAD-dependent oxidoreductase has product MSPSLGSSQEVYDVVVLGAGYAGMMAALRLGRRRLGLRVALVNGSEQFVERVRLQESMVAPVKPRIASLSRYLRRTNVQFIRARVLSLDPVRNMVTIEEDGSPRTIAFEQLIYALGSHVDTDNAPGALQHAFRLDPGEDPRSAAALRAALHALAGCSARVLAVGGGPLSVEAAGEAKSTWPNMSVTLLSLTSAGDFSSAKVQSVVRRDLTRLGVELVDNERVIEIESNVVNTASGRRFPFDICIWAAGMRAPPIATQAGLEVDAQDRVVVGTDLRSVSHPAILAVGDSAHPNGPTGAPFRASALAAAVSGVYAAEQVIARNQGRLIRPFSFSTFAQAVAVGRFAALFPLDANDHQMLFVLGGRAASVLRSILIWLVLHFITFERLLPGVQTWPGRKRAAAPSASQKSADRPDVQLKAGR; this is encoded by the coding sequence ATGTCGCCATCACTCGGTTCAAGTCAAGAAGTCTACGATGTCGTGGTTCTGGGGGCTGGATACGCTGGTATGATGGCGGCTCTTCGACTGGGTCGACGCCGGCTCGGGCTTCGCGTTGCACTGGTGAACGGTAGTGAGCAGTTCGTCGAGCGTGTTCGACTGCAGGAGTCGATGGTCGCTCCGGTAAAACCGCGGATCGCGTCCCTTTCAAGATATCTGCGCCGCACCAACGTCCAGTTCATACGCGCCCGCGTGCTGTCGCTCGACCCCGTGCGGAACATGGTCACGATCGAAGAGGACGGTTCACCGCGCACTATTGCCTTCGAGCAACTGATCTACGCGCTGGGTTCACATGTCGACACCGACAATGCCCCTGGCGCGCTACAGCATGCCTTTCGCCTTGATCCGGGTGAGGACCCGCGGTCTGCCGCTGCGCTGCGAGCCGCGCTCCATGCACTTGCTGGATGCTCCGCGCGCGTACTTGCTGTTGGCGGCGGACCGCTTTCCGTCGAGGCTGCGGGCGAAGCCAAATCGACATGGCCCAACATGAGCGTGACGCTATTGAGCCTCACGAGCGCTGGCGATTTCAGCAGCGCCAAGGTTCAATCCGTCGTCAGACGCGACCTGACAAGATTGGGCGTCGAGCTTGTCGACAACGAACGCGTCATTGAGATTGAGAGCAATGTGGTGAATACCGCCAGCGGGCGGCGCTTTCCTTTCGACATATGCATCTGGGCGGCAGGAATGCGTGCTCCCCCGATTGCGACGCAGGCGGGGCTGGAGGTTGATGCTCAAGATCGCGTAGTCGTCGGAACCGATTTGAGGTCGGTATCTCATCCCGCGATTCTCGCCGTCGGCGACAGTGCGCACCCGAATGGACCGACGGGCGCGCCGTTTCGCGCATCTGCATTGGCGGCGGCAGTTTCGGGCGTCTATGCAGCGGAGCAGGTCATCGCCCGGAACCAGGGTCGGCTCATCCGACCATTTAGCTTCTCAACCTTTGCACAAGCTGTTGCGGTCGGTCGGTTCGCGGCACTCTTCCCACTTGATGCCAACGATCACCAGATGCTTTTCGTCTTGGGGGGACGCGCTGCAAGTGTGTTGCGGAGCATACTTATCTGGCTTGTTCTTCATTTCATCACCTTCGAACGGCTCCTGCCGGGAGTTCAGACATGGCCTGGACGAAAGCGAGCGGCTGCCCCATCCGCCAGTCAGAAGAGCGCCGATCGGCCTGACGTCCAACTCAAGGCTGGCCGGTGA
- a CDS encoding YidB family protein, with the protein MGLVDVLNGMQNGPRGPSTPSSQQSSGGMSPMTMAILGLLVWKAFKHFTAPQSGSAPQPSPAPAPPPVNAGTGGGLSDVLKGGLGGLLAGGAAGSVLSGGLGDLLNQLQQSGHGDTTNSWVGKGENKPIAPGDLANALGADQIDSLSAQSGLSRDELLSGLSQYLPQVVDHLTPDGRLPTENELSGRV; encoded by the coding sequence ATGGGTCTAGTCGACGTCCTCAACGGCATGCAGAACGGTCCCCGCGGCCCGAGCACCCCGAGCTCGCAACAATCCTCCGGCGGCATGTCGCCGATGACCATGGCAATCCTCGGCCTGCTCGTGTGGAAGGCATTCAAGCATTTTACCGCACCTCAGTCCGGCTCCGCGCCGCAGCCATCACCGGCCCCCGCACCTCCGCCGGTGAATGCAGGCACAGGCGGCGGTCTGAGTGACGTGCTCAAGGGCGGCCTCGGCGGCCTGCTCGCGGGCGGTGCCGCCGGCAGCGTGCTCAGCGGTGGCCTTGGCGATCTGCTCAACCAGCTGCAGCAGAGCGGCCACGGGGACACCACGAACTCCTGGGTCGGCAAGGGCGAGAACAAGCCGATTGCCCCCGGCGATCTCGCCAATGCGCTCGGGGCCGACCAGATCGACAGCCTGTCCGCGCAGAGTGGCCTGTCGCGCGACGAGCTGCTCTCCGGTCTCAGCCAGTATTTGCCACAGGTGGTCGATCATCTGACGCCGGACGGGCGGCTGCCGACCGAGAACGAGCTCTCGGGACGAGTTTAA
- a CDS encoding 2-dehydropantoate 2-reductase, with the protein MVRDRSIVVAGAGAIGCFVGGQLAAAGRRVALLVRPRVKTEIERFGLRLTDFDGSENRLDAGRLALSEDPAIFHSAGIVLVTVKSADTAGVADQIGQHAPQDAVIVSLQNGIGNVAVLQERLGGRRVLAGMVPFNVVAMGEGRFHRSTSGDIIVGEDADNTAAALSVPGLAMRASRDIAGVQWGKLIINLNNALSALSDMPLAAQLADRDWRRLFADQMAEGLAALKAAGIAPVSATPIPLNWTPTLLRLPDMIFNVILARTMKIDPEARSSMWQDLKQGRRTEIDYLQGAVIALAEQNNVAVPLMRRIVALIKQAEIDKKGPPGLSPRQIRGAA; encoded by the coding sequence GTGGTGCGGGATCGATCGATCGTGGTGGCCGGCGCCGGCGCCATCGGCTGTTTTGTCGGAGGCCAGCTGGCGGCCGCCGGTCGTCGTGTCGCCCTTCTGGTGCGACCGCGGGTGAAGACCGAGATCGAGCGGTTCGGCCTGCGGCTCACGGATTTTGACGGCTCCGAGAACAGGCTGGATGCGGGCCGGCTCGCGCTGTCGGAGGATCCTGCCATCTTCCACAGTGCCGGCATCGTGCTGGTGACGGTGAAGAGCGCCGACACGGCCGGTGTCGCGGACCAGATCGGGCAGCACGCGCCGCAGGACGCCGTGATTGTGTCGCTGCAGAATGGTATCGGCAATGTTGCCGTGTTGCAGGAGCGGCTTGGGGGCCGGCGCGTGCTCGCGGGCATGGTGCCGTTCAATGTGGTGGCCATGGGCGAGGGGCGCTTCCACCGTTCGACCTCGGGCGACATCATTGTTGGCGAGGATGCCGACAACACGGCTGCCGCGCTGTCGGTGCCGGGTCTTGCCATGCGCGCCAGCCGCGACATTGCCGGCGTGCAATGGGGCAAGCTGATCATCAATCTGAACAATGCGCTCAGCGCGCTGTCCGACATGCCGCTTGCGGCGCAATTGGCAGACCGCGACTGGCGGAGACTGTTCGCCGACCAGATGGCCGAAGGCCTAGCCGCGCTGAAGGCGGCCGGCATCGCGCCGGTTTCGGCAACGCCGATCCCGCTGAACTGGACGCCGACCTTGCTGAGACTGCCCGACATGATCTTCAACGTGATCCTGGCGCGTACGATGAAGATCGATCCGGAGGCGCGTTCCTCGATGTGGCAGGATCTGAAGCAGGGCCGCAGGACCGAGATCGACTACCTCCAGGGCGCAGTCATCGCTCTGGCCGAGCAAAACAACGTCGCCGTGCCGCTGATGCGCCGCATTGTTGCGCTGATCAAGCAGGCGGAGATCGACAAAAAGGGTCCGCCGGGGCTCTCGCCTCGGCAGATCCGCGGTGCGGCTTGA
- a CDS encoding acyl-CoA dehydrogenase family protein, with protein sequence MTAALRFDPIRLPEKCEQLRKEVRAFLAEEMARGTFNPFKPNREDTDVPEFCRRVGERGWIGMTWPKKYGGQERSFLERYVVTEEMRVANAPTRRFFVADRQSGPVLLKYAPEHIKMDILPRICRGEICFAIGMSEPNSGSDLFAAKTRATKTDGGYLINGTKIWTSSAHIADYMIAIFRTSPPTKENRRHGLTQFLVKMKQPGIKVNPIGQITGQYEFNEVVFTDFFVPDDHVLGEVDGAWKQATSELAYERSGPERFLETYYVLTELVRAVGANPDTRSAEGIGRLVAQLHTMRRMSVSVAGMLQAGKEPVVEASIVKDIGTVWEQQLPHRVRDLAAFVEETASNRETLERQLDFAIKTAPKLTIQGGTTEVLRGIIARGLGLR encoded by the coding sequence ATGACCGCAGCGCTTCGTTTCGACCCGATCCGCCTGCCCGAGAAATGCGAGCAACTGCGCAAGGAAGTCCGCGCATTCCTCGCCGAGGAGATGGCTCGCGGCACCTTCAACCCGTTCAAGCCTAACCGCGAAGACACCGACGTACCGGAATTCTGTCGCCGTGTCGGCGAGCGCGGCTGGATCGGCATGACCTGGCCAAAAAAATATGGTGGCCAGGAGCGTTCCTTCCTCGAACGTTACGTCGTGACCGAAGAGATGCGCGTCGCCAACGCGCCGACGCGGCGCTTCTTCGTCGCCGACCGCCAGAGCGGCCCGGTGCTGCTGAAATACGCGCCTGAGCACATCAAGATGGACATCCTGCCGCGCATCTGCCGCGGCGAGATCTGCTTTGCCATCGGCATGAGCGAGCCGAATTCCGGCTCGGACCTGTTCGCCGCGAAGACGCGCGCGACCAAGACCGACGGCGGCTATCTCATCAACGGCACCAAGATCTGGACCTCGTCGGCCCACATCGCCGACTACATGATCGCGATCTTCCGGACCTCGCCCCCGACCAAGGAAAACCGCCGCCACGGGCTGACTCAATTTCTGGTCAAGATGAAGCAGCCCGGCATCAAGGTGAACCCGATCGGCCAGATCACGGGGCAATACGAGTTCAACGAGGTCGTGTTCACCGACTTCTTCGTGCCCGACGATCACGTGCTCGGCGAGGTCGACGGCGCCTGGAAGCAGGCGACATCGGAACTTGCCTATGAGCGCTCGGGCCCCGAGCGTTTCCTCGAAACCTACTACGTGCTGACCGAGCTCGTGCGCGCCGTCGGCGCCAACCCGGATACGCGTAGCGCCGAAGGCATCGGCCGCCTCGTCGCACAGCTCCATACCATGCGCCGCATGTCGGTCTCGGTCGCAGGCATGCTGCAGGCCGGCAAGGAGCCGGTGGTCGAGGCCTCGATCGTGAAGGACATCGGCACCGTCTGGGAGCAGCAGCTTCCGCACCGCGTGCGCGATCTCGCCGCCTTCGTCGAGGAGACCGCGAGCAACCGCGAGACGTTGGAGCGGCAGCTCGACTTCGCCATCAAGACCGCACCGAAACTTACCATCCAGGGCGGCACCACCGAGGTGCTGCGCGGCATCATCGCGCGCGGCCTTGGGCTGCGCTAA
- a CDS encoding SDR family NAD(P)-dependent oxidoreductase: MAKDSLCAIVTGSASGLGAATAEILASSRARLVINYSSSQKEAEATAELCRKAGAAEVLVVQGDVSKDDDCRRIVAAANGWGKLDILVNNAGTTKHVAHADLDGLSAEDFQRVYAVNTIGPFQMVRAARSLLEAGSKASGRPSAVVNVSSVAGLSGVGSSIAYAASKGALNTMTLSLSRALAPLIRVNTVCPGYIDTPWFTKGRGEAGAKQVRDSVIAKVPLKVASSAEDIAQLVCFLAMPASSNMTGEVVRMDAGMHLIT; the protein is encoded by the coding sequence ATGGCCAAGGACAGTTTGTGCGCAATCGTGACGGGGTCCGCATCCGGCCTCGGTGCTGCGACCGCGGAAATTCTCGCGAGCAGCAGAGCGCGGCTCGTCATCAACTATTCCTCGAGCCAGAAGGAAGCGGAAGCCACCGCAGAGCTCTGCCGCAAGGCCGGCGCGGCTGAAGTCCTGGTCGTGCAGGGCGACGTCTCGAAGGATGACGATTGCCGCAGGATTGTTGCGGCCGCGAACGGCTGGGGCAAGCTCGACATCCTCGTCAACAATGCCGGCACCACCAAGCATGTCGCCCATGCCGATCTCGACGGATTGTCGGCGGAGGATTTTCAGCGGGTCTACGCCGTCAACACCATCGGCCCGTTCCAGATGGTGCGCGCGGCGCGCAGCCTGCTCGAGGCCGGGTCGAAGGCGTCGGGGCGGCCGTCCGCCGTGGTGAACGTGTCGTCCGTCGCCGGCCTCAGCGGCGTTGGCTCGTCGATCGCTTACGCCGCCAGCAAAGGCGCGCTCAACACCATGACCCTGTCGCTGTCGCGCGCGCTGGCGCCGCTGATCCGCGTCAACACGGTCTGCCCCGGCTATATCGACACGCCCTGGTTCACCAAAGGCCGCGGCGAGGCCGGTGCCAAGCAGGTGCGCGACAGTGTGATCGCGAAGGTGCCGTTGAAAGTCGCGTCCTCAGCCGAGGACATCGCGCAACTGGTCTGCTTCCTGGCGATGCCGGCCTCCAGCAACATGACCGGCGAGGTCGTGCGCATGGATGCCGGGATGCATTTGATTACGTGA
- a CDS encoding acyl-CoA dehydrogenase family protein, with protein sequence MAESDNIVVETAEKIFADLADPQTINNDKKGSWQAPLWQALSEAGLPLSWVPDDLGGSGASLADGFALLNAAGRFAVAVPLAETMLAGWLLAQARIASPEGEMTVVPASPKDRITVDADGALSGRCRGVPFAKAAKHFAVLAHGKDGVSIALVDASKGRIESGLNVGYDHSDTVTLDKAQPVAVKAAPDGVDQTTLMLMGGVARSLQIAGALESMLDISVRYSNERIAFEKKISKFQAVQHNLARLAGESAAALAAATSAADAIANAKKFDDEVYLEAAAAKIRCAEAAEKGGGIAHQVHGAIGFTIEHILHRYSLRALAWRDDFGSESYWAVELGKLVAVRGADQLWPLVASR encoded by the coding sequence GTGGCGGAGAGTGACAATATCGTCGTCGAGACCGCGGAAAAAATCTTCGCCGATCTCGCCGATCCGCAAACCATCAACAACGACAAGAAGGGTTCGTGGCAGGCGCCGCTGTGGCAGGCGCTGAGCGAAGCCGGCTTGCCCTTGTCCTGGGTGCCGGACGATCTTGGGGGCTCCGGCGCGAGCCTGGCCGACGGCTTTGCGTTGCTGAACGCCGCCGGCCGCTTCGCCGTCGCGGTTCCCTTGGCCGAGACCATGCTGGCCGGCTGGCTGCTGGCACAGGCCAGGATCGCCTCGCCCGAAGGCGAGATGACGGTAGTGCCGGCCTCTCCAAAGGATCGTATCACTGTTGATGCCGACGGCGCACTCTCCGGCCGCTGCCGCGGCGTGCCTTTTGCCAAGGCGGCGAAGCATTTTGCGGTGCTGGCGCATGGCAAGGACGGCGTCTCGATCGCGCTGGTCGATGCGAGCAAGGGCCGGATCGAATCCGGGCTCAATGTCGGCTATGACCACAGCGATACCGTGACGCTGGACAAGGCCCAGCCCGTCGCCGTCAAGGCCGCGCCTGATGGCGTCGACCAGACCACCTTGATGCTGATGGGCGGCGTCGCGCGCAGCCTGCAGATCGCGGGCGCGCTGGAATCCATGCTCGACATCTCCGTGCGCTATTCCAACGAGCGCATCGCCTTCGAAAAGAAGATCTCGAAATTCCAGGCGGTGCAGCACAATCTCGCTCGCCTCGCCGGCGAATCCGCGGCCGCTCTCGCCGCCGCGACTTCTGCCGCCGATGCCATCGCAAACGCGAAGAAGTTCGACGACGAGGTCTATCTCGAAGCCGCCGCGGCAAAGATCCGGTGCGCGGAAGCTGCGGAAAAAGGCGGCGGCATCGCGCATCAGGTTCACGGCGCGATCGGCTTCACCATCGAGCACATCCTGCACCGCTATTCGCTGCGGGCGCTGGCCTGGCGTGACGATTTCGGCTCGGAGAGCTACTGGGCCGTCGAACTCGGCAAGCTCGTCGCTGTCAGAGGGGCCGATCAATTGTGGCCGCTGGTCGCCTCACGCTGA
- a CDS encoding GlsB/YeaQ/YmgE family stress response membrane protein → MSMGGLLWIIIVGFVAGLIARFLAPGPNNPSGFILTTILGIAGAFLATFVGQAIGHYGPDQGAGFIMATIGAVVVLFIWHRLVASGVIKG, encoded by the coding sequence ATGAGCATGGGCGGCCTGTTGTGGATCATCATTGTCGGCTTCGTTGCCGGCCTCATCGCGCGCTTTCTGGCGCCGGGGCCGAACAACCCGAGCGGCTTCATCCTCACCACCATTCTCGGCATTGCCGGCGCGTTTCTGGCCACCTTCGTCGGCCAGGCCATCGGCCATTACGGCCCTGATCAGGGCGCCGGATTCATCATGGCCACGATCGGCGCGGTGGTGGTGCTGTTCATCTGGCACCGGCTGGTCGCGAGCGGCGTGATCAAGGGGTAG
- a CDS encoding amidohydrolase/deacetylase family metallohydrolase: MPFDLILRGGRVIDPSQKLDAVTDVAFSGGKVAAVGSGLKADPGTQVRDVSNHIVTPGLIDLHTHVYWGGTSLGIDAEEFCRTSGVTTSVDTGSAGPGNFAGFRKHVIEPSQVRILAYLHVSHAGIFGFSHRIMVGESEELRLMNPVEAAKVADANREVIVGIKVRVGLHSSGTSGAVPLDIALQVADEVGMPLMAHIDHPPPTYEEVLARLRPGDVLTHAFRPFPNSPATAQGTVKKAVLDARERGVLFDIGHGKGSFAFKTARAMLANGFYPDTISSDIHQLCIDGPAFDQVTTMSKFLCMGVSLPDVIKASTENAAMALRRPELGSLKPGSVGDATLISVKEGQFDYEDVVGEHLIGDKKIVSEGVIIGGRWWHPT, encoded by the coding sequence ATGCCTTTCGATTTGATCCTGCGCGGCGGGCGTGTGATCGACCCCTCGCAGAAGCTCGACGCCGTGACGGATGTGGCATTTTCGGGCGGCAAGGTCGCCGCCGTCGGCTCAGGGCTCAAGGCGGATCCTGGCACTCAAGTTCGCGACGTCTCGAATCACATCGTGACCCCCGGGCTGATCGATCTCCACACCCATGTCTATTGGGGCGGCACCTCGCTCGGTATCGATGCCGAGGAGTTCTGCCGCACCTCCGGCGTCACCACCTCGGTCGACACCGGCAGCGCCGGCCCCGGAAATTTCGCCGGCTTCCGCAAGCACGTGATCGAGCCGAGCCAGGTCCGCATCCTCGCCTATCTGCACGTCTCCCATGCCGGCATCTTCGGTTTCTCGCACCGGATCATGGTCGGCGAGAGCGAGGAATTGCGGCTGATGAATCCGGTCGAGGCAGCCAAGGTCGCCGATGCCAACCGCGAAGTCATCGTCGGGATCAAGGTGCGCGTCGGGCTGCACTCCTCGGGCACGTCAGGGGCGGTGCCGCTCGATATCGCGCTTCAAGTTGCCGACGAGGTCGGCATGCCCCTGATGGCGCATATCGACCACCCGCCGCCGACCTATGAAGAGGTGCTGGCGCGCCTTCGTCCCGGCGATGTGCTGACGCACGCATTCCGTCCTTTCCCGAATTCGCCGGCGACCGCGCAGGGCACGGTGAAGAAGGCGGTGCTGGACGCGCGCGAGCGTGGCGTGCTGTTCGACATCGGCCACGGCAAGGGCTCGTTCGCGTTCAAGACCGCACGTGCGATGCTCGCCAACGGTTTCTATCCGGACACCATCTCCTCCGATATCCACCAGCTCTGCATCGACGGCCCGGCCTTCGACCAGGTGACGACCATGTCGAAATTCCTCTGCATGGGCGTGTCGCTGCCGGACGTGATCAAGGCGTCGACCGAGAATGCCGCGATGGCACTTCGGCGGCCCGAACTCGGCAGCCTCAAGCCCGGCAGCGTCGGCGATGCCACGCTGATCTCGGTGAAGGAAGGCCAGTTCGACTATGAGGACGTCGTTGGTGAGCACCTGATCGGCGACAAGAAGATCGTTTCCGAAGGTGTCATCATCGGCGGCCGCTGGTGGCACCCGACGTAG